A DNA window from Cutaneotrichosporon cavernicola HIS019 DNA, chromosome: 2 contains the following coding sequences:
- a CDS encoding uncharacterized protein (Succinyl-CoA synthetase functions in the citric acid cycle (TCA), coupling the hydrolysis of succinyl-CoA to the synthesis of ATP and thus represents the only step of substrate- level phosphorylation in the TCA. The alpha subunit of the enzyme binds the substrates coenzyme A and phosphate, while succinate binding and nucleotide specificity is provided by the beta subunit), protein MFRNSSLRTARAVRGASKRRLHLESNSGAGLLSKYIPGARVTAETSTAGVPIRLLASRGLNVPVFEAEKDGKSVVLPLDITSASLPAGTNAWLGDIGIQAGEREATTKALQGVWDAWRNNGLLRVSGKIESNGHGTELTGVKVIADDFALTKYPETKALGDEKRIHPLERTAAEGSLFYHKNRTGGNIACYGYGAGIAMSSMDALVAEGGTPANFLDGGGGATVANVKAAMSVVMNDPDAKVIFVNSFGGITKMDLIAEEMVKYINACKAEGKHVPRIVARLRGTGEESAREILKKAAIPEIEYFSDLRPAAAEAVRLAGGPKHAESSSAAAAAAASVPVTFSRDGQYEQTLRNLTVTKNDPVMVLGAGKASQANNLISKNYGTNIVGTVAPKKGGQEMVGKPVFNTVKEGVAALKPRIASVFVPPFAAADAIIECIEAEIPLVVAYAEGIPTQEQLKVQRALRSQNKTRVVGANCPGVIFPHERIKLGIQPLQVHSPGCVGIATRSGTISYELAAQTTALGLGQSAVYGLGGDPFPSTRTWEALQLILDDPKAKFGVLVGEVGGQMEEEAAQVYQDYLANLKPGEVAKPIVGFVAGAATERGLMYGHAGAVWWNQNETAVAKRQVWKDAGFIMADTLGDLGPLIKETADKMGL, encoded by the exons ATGTTCCGCAACTCATCGCTCCGTACGGCGCGCGCTGTGCGCGGCGCCTCCAAGCGCCGTCTTCACCTCGAGTCCAACTCTGGTGccggcctcctctccaag TACATCCCAGGAGCGCGTGTGACGGCTGAGACGTCGACTGCTGGCGTCCCGATCCGCCTGCTTGCTTCGCGCGGTCTCAACGTTCCCGTCTTCGAGGCTGAGAAGGACGGCAAGTCGGTCGTCCTCCCTCTCGACATTACTTCGGCGAGTCTGCCGGCTGGGACGAATGCTTGGCTTGGCGACATTGGAATCCAGGCCGGCGAGCGTGAGGCAACCACCAAGGCTCTGCAGGGTGTATGGGATGCGTGGCGCAATAACGGCCTACTGCGTGTGTCGGGCAAGATTGAGTCGAACGGGCACGGCACCGAGCTCACGGGCGTCAAAGTTATCGCCGACGATTTTGCCCTCACCAAGTATCCCGAAACCAAGGCGCTCGGGGACGAGAAGAGGATTCACCCTCTCGAGCGGAcggccgccgagggctCGCTCTTCTACCACAAGAACCGGACGGGCGGTAACATTGCGTGTTATGGTTACGGCGCTGGCATTGCCATGAGCTCGATGGACgcactcgtcgccgagggcggcacTCCCGCCAACTTCCTCGAcgggggtggtggcgcgACTGTTGCCAATGTCAAAGCGGCCATGAGCGTCGTCATGAACGACCCAGACGCCAAGGTCATCTTTGTCAACTCGTTTGGCGGTATCACCAAGATGGACCTGAttgccgaggagatggtcAAGTACATCAACGCGTGCAAGGCAGAGGGCAAGCATGTGCCGCGGATTGTTGCGCGTCTCCGCGGGACGGGCGAAGAGAGCGCTCGCGAGAtcctcaagaaggcggccATCCCCGAGATCGAATACTTCTCCGACCTAcgtcccgccgccgccgaggctgtCAGGCTTGCCGGCGGCCCCAAACACGCCGAGAGCAGCTCTGCAGCGGCAGCTGCGGCCGCTTCCGTGCCCGTTACTTTCTCGCGTGATGGACAATATGAGCAGACGCTGCGTAACCTCACCGTAACGAAGAACGACCCCGTGATGGTCCTCGGCGCAGGCAAGGCATCGCAGGCCAACAACCTGATCTCTAAGAACTACGGCACCAACATTGTCGGCACTGTTGCGCCCAAGAAGGGTGGACAGGAGATGGTCGGCAAGCCCGTCTTCAACACTGTCAAGGAGGGTGTTGCAGCGCTCAAGCCCCGCATTGCATCCGTGTTCGTCCCCCCCTTtgcggccgccgacgcgATCATCGAGTGtatcgaggccgagatccCGCTTGTCGTTGCATACGCCGAGGGCATCCCAACTCaggagcagctcaaggtcCAGCGCGCCCTGCGATCGCAGAACAAGacgcgcgtcgtcggcgccaacTGCCCCGGTGTCATCTTCCCCCACGAGCGCAtcaagctcggcatccAGCCTCTCCAAGTCCACTCTCCCGGATGTGTCGGTATCGCCACACGTTCCGGCACGATCTCTTATGAGCTGGCCGCTCAGACCACCGCCCTCGGATTAGGACAGAGCGCAGTCTACGGTCTTGGCGGTgaccccttcccctccacGCGGACATGGGAGGCTCTCCAGCTCATCCTGGATGACCCCAAGGCCAAGTTTGGCGTGctggtcggcgaggtcggcggacaaatggaggaggaggccgcaCAGGTGTACCAGGACTACCTTGCCAACCTGAAGCCTGGGGAGGTCGCCAAGCCTATTGTCGGCTTTGTGGCGGGTGCCGCGACTGAACGCGGGCTGATGTATGGCCACGCTGGCGCTGTGTGGTGGAACCAGAACGAGACGGccgtcgccaagcgccAGGTCTGGAAGGACGCCGGCTTCATCATGGCCGAcaccctcggcgaccttggGCCGCTCATCAAGGAGACGGCGGACAAGATGGGTCTGTAA
- a CDS encoding uncharacterized protein (basic region leucin zipper), with the protein MQSSGVGAPPGGPPPPGPPGGPGIPRASTADDGDNRSRNAKAQRRHREKRKAHFKALEEQVQILTAQLEDARRQVAAAQYASNTRLAYSPDDKGMQQLVSENAYLREENADLRRQVYSLRVSYGGGRDPGSAGPLPPPPADQPKTTTGIWPEVKTEAAPYGVYSAPGSAVVSSPRLPGSSHARTQSHPGEFVRDPAAEPSSANSSYPPPLYQFGSVVGDDFRGPDPARHQPQRGSSSTSSRGRLMSSSSAPSPSPYVTSAPFPTDPRAHALGGTPTQPYLVRYESAVYPPAAPPPHSLPRSAVGSGSSGSYAHATTPVQAYVPRAEGEVAWGQDVSWAAPVTGPQP; encoded by the exons ATGCAAAGCTCTGGCGTTGGAGCACCGCCTGGTGGTCCACCCCCACCAGGACCACCTGGCGGCCCAGGAATCCCAcgcgcctccaccgccgacgacgGAGACAACCGTTCTCGAAATGCCAAAGCCCAGCGTCGCCACCGAGAAAAGCGCAAGGCACACTTCAAGGCC ctcgaggagcaaGTACAAATCCTCActgcccagctcgaggatgctcgacgacaagtGGCAGCTGCGCAGTACGCGAGCAACACACGTCTCGCGTACTCCCCCGACGACAAGGGGATGCAACAATTAGTATCCGAGAACGCCTACCTCCGCGAAGAGAACGCAGACCTGCGTCGCCAGGTCTACTCTTTGCGAGTGAGTTATGGTGGTGGACGCGACCCGGGCTCGGCTGGacccctcccaccaccacccgcgGATCAACCGAAGACGACCACTGGCATCTGGCCAGAGGTCAAGACTGAGGCGGCACCCTATGGTGTTTACAGTGCACCCGGGAGCGCGGTGGTGTCGTCACCTCGCCTTCCCGGTTCTTCGCATGCCCGCACTCAGTCGCATCCTGGCGAATTTGTTCGC GATCCTGCTGCAGAGCCATCAAGTGCTAATTCTTCCTACCCCCCACCCCTTTACCAGTTTGGGTCAgtggtcggcgacgacttTCGGGGACCTGATCCCGCGCGTCATCAGCCACAGCGCGGTTCCagctccacctcgtcgaggggcCGTTTGAtgtcttcctcctcg gcgccttctccttcgcCGTACGTGACCTCGGCTCCATTCCCAACAGATCCACGCGCACACGCGCTTGGCGGGACGCCAACGCAGCCGTATTTGGTTCGCTATGAGTCTGCAGTGTACCCACCAGCGGCGCCACCTCCGCACAGTCTCCCGCGCTCTGCCGTCGGGTCAGGGAGCAGTGGAAGCTATGCGCACGCAACGACACCCGTCCAGGCCTACGTTCCCCGTGCCGAAGGTGAAGTAGCCTGGGGCCAGGACGTGAGTTGGGCGGCGCCCGTCACCGGGCCGCAGCCCTGA